A window of Thiocapsa bogorovii genomic DNA:
CGAGACCGCGTCGCCCAGGCTCAACAGCTTGGCCGCATCGTCCATCTGCATGAAGGCGGCATTGCGGTCGTAATCCGCCATGCCGACCGAGAAGACCCCACTCACGGTGAAGCGCTTAAGCCGCGGCATGATCCCGACCGGCGTCGCGCTCACCTGAGGCGTGACGACGGTGACCTTGTCCCCCGGCATCACGCCCAGGAAATTCGCCAGATCCTGCCCGAGGATGATCCGAAACTCGCCGTCGACCAAGTCGTCCACCGAGCCCGCAACCATGTCTCTGCGCAGCTCCGCGACCTGGTCTTCCTCCGTTGGAATGATGCCGCGGATCAGGGCGCCGCTCACCTGGGAGCCGTTCACCAGCATCCCCTGAACCTCGACGAAGGGTGCCGCGCCGACGACGTCCGGATGGGCGCGAACCCGCTCCAGCACCTCGCGCCAGTCCTTGATACCTCCACCGTAGGGATCGGCGAGGGTCGCGTGCGAGGCCATGCTCAGAATGCGAGCTTGGATCTCCTTGTGAAAACCGTTCATCACCGAGAGCACCACGATCAGCGCCACGATGCCGAGCGTAATGCCCACCATCGAGGTGCCGGAGATGAAGGAAATGAAATGATTACGGCGCTTCGCTCGCGTGTAGCGCAGGCCGATGTAGATGGCGATGGGATGGAACATGGCGCGGGATTTAACCACAAAGGTCGCGGGCGCGCCCGAAAACCGTAGCGGGGTGCCGGCGAACCAGCCCGGAGGGTGGACGAGCGCCAGGTGGACGGTTCCCGTAGAGTGGACGAGCGTTAGCGAAGTCCACCCAGCTATCCGTCAGCTTCGCAAGACCGCGCTGCGCTTGTCCGCCCTACCCGGTTAGGTGTCGGTCTTACTTGCGGGGCGCTCGGTGGTTGCAAACGCGTAGGGTGTTCCGCGCATGTCCAGCAGCGCGATGGGGTGGATCAGCACGGCCAGCGGACTGCCGTCGGCGCGCACGCGTACGCTCTCGAACGTCTCGACGCGCTCGCCGCGCTGCAGGCGCTCGATCGTCGCCCGGTGGAGCGCCTTCGCCTCGGTCGGTATGAGTCGCTCCACCGACATCGCCAAGGCGTCGCTCTCGCGATACCCGTAGATGCGCTCGGCCGCCGGGTTCCAGGCACGGATGGACCCGTCGAAGCCCTGCACCGTAATGGCATCTTCGGCATCCTTCACCAGGGCCGCGAGACGTTGCTCCTGCTCCAATGCATGGCGTAGGCGAGCCTCGGAGGTCTTCACCTCGTCCACGTCGACGAAGGCGATCACCGCGCCCTCGATGCGGTTCTCTGCGGACTTGTAGGGGCGAATCCGCACCGAATACCAGTGGCCGTCCTTATCCTGAAGGTCCAGCGCCTGCGGGGTCACCTGATCGATGACCGCCTGAACCCGCTGTTCGAGATCGGGAATCTCGATATTCGGCTTGATGTTTCCGATGGGCCGTCCGAGATCCGAGGAGATCAGGTTCAAGAGCTGCTCGGCCTGCGGCGTGAACTGACGGATGCGCAGGTCCGCCCCCAGGATCAGCACCGGAAGATGGACGCTGAGGAGGAGATTACCGAGATCGCTGTTGGCCTGGGCCAAGTCGTTGTTGCGATTTTCCAGCTCGCAATTGACGGTCGCCAGCTCCTCGTTGGTGGATTGCAGCTCTTCCTTGGCCGTCTCCAGCTCCTCGATCGTGCTCTGCAGCTCCTCGTTGGCGGACTGGATCTCTTCGTTGGCGGACCTAAGCTGCTCGTTGTTGCGCTCCTGTTCCGTGATGATCGCTTGGAGATAGTCGCGCGTGGAGGTCAGCTCGCGCTCGAGCGCAACGATGCGCTCGTCCACCGGCATCGGGGGCTCGCTCGCGACGC
This region includes:
- a CDS encoding lipoprotein-releasing ABC transporter permease subunit, with amino-acid sequence MFHPIAIYIGLRYTRAKRRNHFISFISGTSMVGITLGIVALIVVLSVMNGFHKEIQARILSMASHATLADPYGGGIKDWREVLERVRAHPDVVGAAPFVEVQGMLVNGSQVSGALIRGIIPTEEDQVAELRRDMVAGSVDDLVDGEFRIILGQDLANFLGVMPGDKVTVVTPQVSATPVGIMPRLKRFTVSGVFSVGMADYDRNAAFMQMDDAAKLLSLGDAVSGVRLKLTDMWLAPQLSRDIAYELDGVYRVLDWTQVHSNFFSALAMEKRMMSIILFLIVAVAAFNIVSTLVMVVTDKQADIAVLRTLGASPARIMGIFMVQGTAIGLVGTLIGMVAGVILALNVESVVAGIEGLFGVHFLDPTIYYISALPSDVHLKDVLFVGGAAFVMSVLATIYPAWRAAATQPAEALRYE